In Zingiber officinale cultivar Zhangliang chromosome 3B, Zo_v1.1, whole genome shotgun sequence, a single window of DNA contains:
- the LOC122055088 gene encoding uncharacterized protein LOC122055088: MWIREHLYFNGFSKNYLNWIWHGEAAEKDRLNSSVNQEPTDNCHDDFETVNLCEAAYDNHTENPEAFMKFLEEAEKPLYNGCKRYTKLSALVKLYNTEARHGMSDALFSDLLADFGDMLPDNHNLPSSIYEAKKMLSCLALSHEKIHACSNDCILYRKQYKDCVSCPKCGLSKWKLTKKNVEKKGVPAKVVWYFPPIPRFKRMFKSLETSRNLTWHADSTRVVGQLRHPVDSPSWKLVDHMWPDFGSEARNICLALAADGINPHSNLSSRYSCWPIMLDTYNLPPYMCMKRKFIMLTMLISGPKQPGNDIDVYLEVLVDDLQLLWEGVDGVYDAYRREVFTLKAILLWTINDFPAYGNLSGCTTHGYYACPICGEDTYAKHLPNGKKMSFAGHRRFLPRFHPYRRQIKEFNGMEELGEAGRPLSGIKLFDKLSDITCEFGKKTSALSDVMHIEKNVFESLINTLMNIKGKTKDNVAARLDMVQMGIRPQLAPKIGEKRTYLPPAACSFTKNERLQVCRSLIDIKVPEGFSSNMKNLVCMDEMKLSSLKSHDSHVIMQHFLPIVIRNSLPKYVRYAVIRLCFFFKDICWKIIDVAKLDKLQSDLIVTLCLLEQYFPPSFFDIMLHLTVHLVREVQLCGPVYFRWMYPFERCMKVLKSYVGSRKYPEGCIVRRYAAEEVVEFCSEYLNDLDPVGVPKSLCDPNASIPGFSASNSSIIVQQIDLQQAHLTVLENTEEISPYIIEHKSFLKTMFPKKQKDARWIQDAHNKRFIDWFRAKVAAEIDSCNGGMTSSLRWLAHGPRVRVLKCDSYVINCNLYQTKERDDEKACQNSGVSLLANTMLVCSAKDKNPVLENVTFYGVIEEIWELDYHQFQVPLFKCAWVSNDKGIQYNDECGFTLVNLNKRGHQKDEFVLARKRTMRPKKQRKIAKYDEPRVVEDTELHQDADGLATAELRGETEIEEPPITGQKKTRGPTSMCRLIVAARWGKKSTIEYDDIGRPVYNENGKALQSFIGSVVRSMVPINIKSWPTVPEKMKQKVWEEISVNIIQ; the protein is encoded by the exons ATGTGGATTCGGGAGCATCTTTACTTCAATGGTTTcagtaaaaattatttgaattggattTGGCATGGTGAGGCTGCGGAGAAGGATAGATTAAATTCGAGTGTCAACCAAGAGCCAACTGATAATTGTCATGATGATTTTGAAACTGTTAATTTGTGTGAGGCAGCGTATGATAACCATACAGAAAATCCAGAAGCATTTATGAAGTTTTTGGAGGAAGCAGAGAAGCCACTGTATAATGGATGCAAACGTTACACAAAGTTGAGTGCACTTGTAAAACTATACAATACCGAAGCAAGGCATGGGAtgagtgatgctctattttcagATCTACTAGCAGATTTTGGGGACATGCTGCCAGATAACCACAATCTGCCATCGTCAATTTATGAAGCAAagaagatgttgagttgtttgGCTTTAAGTCATGAAAAGATTCATGCTTGTTCCAATGATTGCATCCTTTATAGGAAACAATATAAAGACTGCGTAAGCTGCCCGAAATGTGGCTTATCAAAATGGAAGCTAACCAAGAAAAATGTTGAGAAGAAAGGTGTTCCTGCCAAAGTGGTTTGGTATTTCCCTCCCATACCAAGATTTAagcgcatgtttaaatctttagaaACTTCCAGAAATTTAACATGGCATGCAGATAGCACAAGAGTTGTTGGTCAGTTACGCCATCCAGTTGATTCACCGTCATGGAAATTGGTGGATCATATGTGGCCCGACTTTGGAAGTGAGGCAAGAAATATTTGCCTGGCACTTGCAGCCGATGGAATTAATCCTCACAGCAATCTTAGTAGTCGCTACAGTTGCTGGCCAATCATGCTGGACACATATAATTTGCCTCCATACATGTGCATGAAAAGGAAATTCATCATGCTAACGATGCTCATTTCAGGGCCGAAACAGCCTGGAAACGATATCGACGTCTACCTTGAGGTTCTGGTTGATGATTTGCAACTCTTGtgggaaggagttgatggagtTTATGATGCTTATCGAAGGGAGGTTTTCACTCTTAAAGCAATTCTTTTATGGACCATCAACGACTTTCCTGCATATGGTAACCTTAGTGGATGTACTACACATGGTTATTACGCATGCCCAATATGTGGTGAGGATACTTATGCAAAGCACTTACCAAATGGGAAGAAAATGTCATTTGCTGGGCATAGACGATTCCTACCACGATTTCATCCATATCGGAGGCAAATAAAGGAGTTTAATGGCATGGAGGAACTTGGTGAAGCAGGTAGGCCATTATCTGGAATTAAGTTGTTTGACAAGCTTTCAGACATAACATGTGAGTTTGGAAAGAAAACAAGT GCATTGTCCGATGTTATGCACATTGAGAAAAACGTTTTTGAGTCTCTGATTAATACTTTGATGAACATCAAGGGAAAAACCAAGGACAATGTGGCAGCTAGGTTGGACATGGTTCAGATGGGAATTAGGCCTCAATTGGCTCCTAAAATTGGTGAGAAAAGAACATATCTACCTCCTGCAGCATGCTCATTCACAAAAAATGAGAGATTACAAGTATGTAGGTCATTAATAGATATAAAAGTTCCGGAAGGTTTCTCATCAAACATGAAGAATCTTGTCTGCATGGATGAGATGAAGCTGAGTAGCTTGAAATCACATGATTCTCATGTTATAATGCAGCACTTCCTGCCAATAGTCATACGTAATTCTCTGCCAAAATATGTTAGATATGCTGTCATAAGATTATGCTTCTTCTTCAAAGATATTTGTTGGAAGATTATCGATGTAGCCAAGTTAGATAAGCTGCAATCTGACTTGATTGTTACACTCTGCTTATTGGAGCAGTATTTCCCCCCTTCTTTCTTCGATATCATGCTCCACTTAACAGTTCATCTTGTTCGTGAAGTCCAATTATGTGGACCAGTCTACTTCAGatggatgtacccatttgaaagatgcaTGAAGGTGTTGAAAAGTTACGTAGGCAGTCGAAAATATCCAGAAGGTTGCATTGTTCGAAGATATGCAGCAGAAGAAGTAgttgaattttgttcagaatatCTCAATGACCTTGATCCTGTTGGGGTCCCTAAATCACTATGTGACCCAAACGCAAGCATTCCTGGATTCTCAGCAAGCAATTCATCAATCATCGTCCAACAAATTGATCTCCAACAAGCACACTTGACTGTTCTAGAAAATACAGAAGAAATATCTCCATACATTAT TGAACACAAATCCTTCTTGAAGACAATGTTTCCCAAGAAACAGAAAGATGCAAGGTGGATACAAGATGCTCATAATAAGAGGTTCATTGACTGGTTTCGTGCAAAG GTGGCTGCTGAAATCGATAGTTGCAATGGTGGAATGACATCATCATTGAGATGGCTGGCCCATGGACCACGTGTGCGAGTCTTAAAGTGTGATAGCTATGTCATAAATTGCAATTTATACCAAACAAAAGAGCGGGATGATGAGAAAGCTTGTCAAAACAGTGGTGTTTCTCTACTTGCCAACACGATGCTTGTTTGTAGTGCCAAAGATAAGAATCCCGTGTTAGAGAATGTGACtttttatggagttattgaaGAGATATGGGAATTAGACTATCATCAATTTCAAGTTCCTCTTTTCAAGTGTGCATGGGTATCAAATGACAAAGGAATACAATACAATGATGAATGTGGCTTCACCTTAGTTAATCTGAACAAACGAGGCCACCagaaggatgaatttgtgcttgcaa GGAAAAGAACAATGCGTCCTAAAAAACAGCGAAAAATAGCAAAATATGATGAGCCACGTGTAGTTGAGGACACCGAACTACACCAAGATGCTGATGGGTTAGCAACTGCAGAGCTACGAGGAGAGACTGAAATAGAAGAACCTCCTATTACTGGGCAGAAGAAGACTCGGGGGCCTACATCAATGTGCAGACTTATTGTTGCTGCAAGATGGGGAAAAAAGTCGACGATTGAATATGATGACATAGGACGACCTGTGTACAATGAAAATGGGAAGGCACTACAATCTTTCATAGGCTCTGTTGTTAGATCCATGGTGCCTATTAACATAAAGTCATGGCCCACTGTTCCAGAGAAGATGAAACAGAAAGTGTGGGAAGAAATATCGGTGAATATAATCCAATAA